A window of Ipomoea triloba cultivar NCNSP0323 chromosome 2, ASM357664v1 contains these coding sequences:
- the LOC116009692 gene encoding (-)-isopiperitenol/(-)-carveol dehydrogenase, mitochondrial-like: MASEHKSSEKKLAGKVAIITGGASGLGEATARLFAEQGATVVIADVQEEKGRQVAESMGSFHHFVKCDVSDERQVESLVKATVEAHGQVHVAVCCAGVISAQDQDILNLDLGASDSLFAVNVRGTAATVKHAGRAMVDGGVKGSVVCTASVTATLGTALKIDYAMSKHAVLGLVRSASIGLGKHGIRVNCVSPSAVATPLLCASMNLREEEIAEVFEPFNVLKNGEFLKPKNVADAVLFLACDDSKFVTGHNLVVDAGFHPNH; this comes from the coding sequence ATGGCGAGTGAGCATAAAAGCAGCGAGAAGAAACTGGCCGGAAAAGTGGCGATCATCACCGGCGGAGCCAGTGGTTTGGGGGAGGCCACGGCCCGCCTCTTCGCGGAGCAGGGCGCCACGGTGGTGATCGCCGACGTTCAAGAAGAGAAGGGGCGGCAAGTGGCGGAATCAATGGGGTCATTTCATCACTTCGTGAAGTGCGACGTGAGCGACGAGCGACAAGTGGAATCCCTCGTGAAAGCCACCGTGGAGGCTCACGGCCAAGTCCACGTGGCGGTGTGCTGCGCGGGGGTGATATCCGCGCAGGACCAGGACATCCTCAACCTCGACCTCGGCGCGTCCGACAGCCTCTTCGCCGTGAACGTGCGCGGGACGGCGGCGACGGTGAAGCACGCGGGGCGCGCGATGGTGGACGGCGGCGTGAAGGGGAGCGTGGTCTGCACCGCCAGCGTGACGGCCACGCTCGGGACGGCGTTGAAGATCGACTACGCGATGTCGAAGCACGCGGTGTTGGGGCTGGTCCGGTCGGCCAGCATCGGGCTGGGGAAGCATGGGATTCGGGTGAATTGCGTGTCGCCGTCGGCGGTGGCGACGCCGTTGCTGTGCGCGTCGATGAACTTGCGGGAAGAGGAGATCGCCGAGGTTTTCGAGCCGTTTAATGTGCTGAAAAATGGGGAGTTTCTGAAGCCCAAAAATGTAGCAGATGCAGTGTTGTTCTTGGCTTGTGACGATTCGAAGTTCGTGACGGGCCATAATTTGGTGGTGGACGCCGGTTTCCACCCCAATCATTGA